From the Gracilinanus agilis isolate LMUSP501 unplaced genomic scaffold, AgileGrace unplaced_scaffold4281, whole genome shotgun sequence genome, one window contains:
- the LOC123255300 gene encoding plexin-B1-like, producing DSPINKLLYARDIPRYKQMVERYYADIRQTISASDQEMNSALAELSRNYSGDLSALVALHELYKYINKYYDQIITALEEDGTAQKMQLGYRLQQIAAAVENKVTDL from the exons GATTCGCCCATCAACAAGCTGCTCTATGCCCGAGACATCCCACGTTATAAGCAGATGGTGGAGAG ATATTATGCAGACATCAGGCAAACCATCTCAGCCAGCGATCAGGAGATGAATTCGGCCCTAGCTGAGTTGTCCAGG AATTATTCTGGTGACCTCAGTGCCCTGGTGGCACTACATGAACTCTACAAGTATATCAACAAATACTACGACCAG ATCATCACCGCCCTGGAGGAAGATGGCACTGCCCAGAAGATGCAGCTGGGTTACCGGCTCCAACAGATCGCTGCTGCTGTAGAGAACAAAGTCACTGACTTGTGA